In Sorghum bicolor cultivar BTx623 chromosome 10, Sorghum_bicolor_NCBIv3, whole genome shotgun sequence, one genomic interval encodes:
- the LOC8057882 gene encoding probable mannan synthase 3, which yields MAGAAAMASLAAVAGAWLEPDIHGPTAVLPRRLWPSWSGGGGRAELFPFPLLGWAWPASGGGEALRAAWDAARAAAVAPALAAASWVCLALSAMLLADAVFLAAASLLARRRRPYRAPGPIASAGPAAEEEDDGDGDEEAGRTVGYPVVLVQIPMYNEREVYKLSIGAACGMSWPSDRVIVQVLDDSTDPTVKDLVELECKFWANKGKNVKYEVRNNRKGYKAGALKQGMLYDYVQQCDFVAVFDADFQPEPDFLMRTIPYLVHNPRIGLVQARWEFVNHNEFLMTRIQKMTLDYHFKVEQEAGSSIFGFFGFNGTAGVWRISSIKEAGGWEDRTTVEDMDLAVRAGLKGWKFIYVGDVKVKSELPSNLKAYRRQQHRWTCGAANLFRKTGVEIILTKEVSLWRKLYLIYSFFFIRKVVAHVVPFMLYCVVIPLSVLIPEVSVPVWGVVYIPTTITLLYAIRNPSSIHFIPFWILFENVMSFHRTKATFIGLLELGSVNEWVVTEKLGNSNGTKSVPQILEKPRCRFWDRCIISEILVAAFLFFCATYNLVLGDDFYFVYIYLQAITFLIVGTGFCGTSSSNS from the exons atggcaggtgccgcgGCGATGGCCTCCTTAGCCGCGGTGGCGGGGGCGTGGCTCGAGCCCGACATCCACGGGCCGACGGCCGTGCTCCCGCGCCGGCTGTGGCCGTCGTGGTCGGGAGGCGGCGGCCGCGCCGAGCTGTTCCCGTTCCCGCTGCTTGGCTGGGCGTGGCCGGCGTcgggcggcggcgaggcgcTGCGGGCCGCGTGGGAcgcggcgcgcgcggcggccgtggCGCCGGCGCTGGCCGCCGCGTCGTGGGTCTGCCTGGCCCTGTCGGCCATGCTCCTCGCGGACGCCGTGTTCCTGGCCGCCGCCAGCCTCCTGGCGCGGCGGAGGAGGCCGTACCGGGCGCCGGGCCCCATTGCTAGTGCTGGCCCCGCcgccgaggaggaggacgacgggGACGGGGATGAGGAGGCTGGCCGCACCGTCGGCTACCCCGTGGTGCTCGTCCAAATCCCCATGTACAACGAGCGGGAG GTGTACAAGCTTTCCATTGGAGCAGCATGCGGGATGTCGTGGCCGTCGGATAGGGTCATCGTACAGGTTCTCGACGATTCCACTGATCCGACGGTTAAG gatctggtggAGCTTGAATGCAAGTTTTGGGCTAACAAAGGCAAGAACGTAAAATATGAGGTGAGGAACAATCGGAAAGGTTACAAGGCGGGTGCGCTTAAACAAGGGATGCTCTACGACTATGTTCAACAGTGTGATTTTGTCGCTGTGTTTGATGCTGATTTCCAACCAGAACCTGACTTCCTCATGAGGaccatcccatatcttgttcatAATCCACGAATTGGTCTTGTTCAGGCGCGGTGGGAATTTG TTAATCACAATGAATTCCTGATGACAAGGATACAAAAGATGACATTAGATTATCACTTCAAAGTAGAGCAGGAAGCAGGTTCATCCATCTTTGGCTTCTTTGGTTTTAACG GAACTGCTGGTGTCTGGAGAATTTCTTCTATCAAGGAAGCTGGAGGCTGGGAGGATCGAACCACTGTGGAAGACATGGATTTAGCAGTCAGAGCAGGTCTGAAAGGATGGAAATTCATCTATGTTGGGGATGTTAAG GTGAAAAGTGAACTGCCAAGCAATCTGAAGGCATATCGCCGTCAACAACATCGGTGGACATGTGGGGCAGCAAATTTATTCCGGAAGACGGGAGTGGAAATTATTCTGACTAAG GAGGTGTCGCTTTGGAGGAAGCTCTATCTGATCTACAGCTTCTTTTTCATTAGGAAGGTTGTTGCCCATGTGGTACCTTTCATGCTCTACTGTGTAGTAATTCCTTTATCTGTCCTTATTCCTGAGGTCAGTGTTCCTGTATGGGGGGTGGTTTATATCCCAACAACAATAACACTTCTTTACGCCATCAGAAATCCAAG TTCTATCCATTTCATACCATTCTGGATCCTTTTTGAGAATGTGATGTCTTTTCACCGAACAAAGGCCACATTCATCGGTTTGCTCGAGCTTGGGAGTGTAAACGAGTGGGTTGTCACTGAGAAGCTTGGTAATTCAAACGGCACCAAGTCTGTGCCACAAATACTTGAAAAGCCTCGCTGCAGGTTTTGGGACAG ATGCATCATATCAGAGATTTTAGTCGccgccttcctcttcttctgtGCCACATACAACTTGGTTTTAGGAGACGACTTCTATTTCGTTTACATATATTTACAGGCAATAACATTTCTTATTGTTGGCACCGGTTTCTGCGGAACATCCAGCTCCAACTCATAA